Proteins from one Streptosporangium becharense genomic window:
- a CDS encoding patatin-like phospholipase family protein: protein MSVETAFVLGGGGVLGAHEVGMLRALGEAGVTPDLVVGTSVGALNGAMLAAFPGDAAERLTALWRSEVVRTAFAGSWVTRLSTLAKTGTHLHSPAPLRALLARTLPLSRIEDLPVPFQCVAASVERAAAHWFTEGPLVDAVLASCAVPGLLPPIRIGDGHFLDGGLVHSIPVGRAVALGARRVYVLHVGRIDRPLTVPRRPWEVGLTAFEIARRHRFAEEMAALPPGVEVHVMPTGGEARPGVDLSQLRYRDISHISGYIERAYRASSDYLAEHSPT from the coding sequence ATGAGCGTGGAGACGGCCTTCGTACTGGGGGGCGGCGGCGTGCTCGGCGCGCACGAGGTGGGCATGCTGCGGGCGCTCGGCGAGGCGGGTGTCACCCCGGACCTGGTCGTCGGCACATCCGTGGGTGCGTTGAACGGGGCGATGCTCGCGGCCTTCCCCGGCGACGCGGCCGAGCGGCTGACCGCGCTGTGGCGTTCCGAGGTGGTCCGCACCGCCTTCGCCGGTTCGTGGGTGACCAGGCTGTCCACCCTTGCGAAGACCGGAACGCACCTGCATTCCCCCGCCCCACTGCGCGCGCTGCTGGCCCGGACGCTCCCGCTCTCCCGTATCGAGGATCTGCCGGTGCCGTTCCAGTGCGTGGCCGCCTCCGTCGAGCGCGCCGCCGCGCACTGGTTCACCGAGGGCCCGCTGGTCGACGCGGTTCTCGCCTCCTGCGCCGTGCCGGGGCTGCTGCCTCCGATCCGCATCGGCGACGGGCACTTCCTGGACGGCGGGCTGGTGCACAGCATCCCGGTGGGCCGGGCCGTCGCGCTCGGCGCCCGCCGGGTGTACGTCCTGCATGTGGGCCGGATCGATCGTCCCCTGACGGTGCCGCGGCGGCCGTGGGAGGTCGGCCTGACCGCCTTCGAGATCGCCCGGCGGCACCGTTTCGCCGAGGAGATGGCCGCGCTGCCCCCGGGTGTGGAGGTGCATGTCATGCCGACCGGAGGCGAGGCCCGGCCCGGGGTGGATCTCTCTCAACTGCGATACAGGGATATATCGCATATATCTGGATATATCGAACGTGCCTACCGGGCCTCGTCGGATTACCTGGCCGAGCACTCGCCCACCTGA
- a CDS encoding FAD-dependent monooxygenase, whose product MIRKAGEHAIVLGAGVSGLLAARVLADFYERVSIVERDPLDGDGPRRGVPQGFHAHALLPRGLQVMEELFPGIAAEMVADGAVPYEMIVQLRMIMGGYEFAKMPTGETGVSATRPFLEGHLLRRVRRLQNVTVLDRHQVTGVMTSGGRVTGATVAERATVAERAADAGGSGDVGEDEATDPGPAGDDRNTGTAGTVETAGDGGERELHGDLVVDAMGRGGRTLAWLEAMGFDPPEEESIKVEVAYSTWYLRLPEKALGEDRMILVGTYPGQPKGAALCAVEGDRWLVTLGGNAGLRPPTDPEGFYEWLDAAAPADVAAAVRAAEPLGGIGTARIPKSVRRRYERLSRFPEGLLVTGDAICNFNPVYGQGMAVGALEALAMRESLRGGTAGLARRYFAAVAGALDPAWQLSTGADLALRNAPESRALRVRVLNAYIRRLQRVAARDPHVAVAFSRVSGLLDPPSALMRPHVVWRALRG is encoded by the coding sequence ATGATCCGTAAGGCCGGAGAGCACGCGATCGTCCTGGGGGCGGGAGTGAGCGGCCTGCTCGCGGCACGTGTGCTGGCGGACTTCTACGAGCGGGTGTCGATCGTCGAACGCGACCCGCTGGACGGGGACGGGCCGCGCAGGGGTGTCCCGCAGGGCTTTCACGCGCACGCCCTGCTGCCGCGCGGCCTGCAGGTGATGGAGGAGTTGTTCCCCGGCATCGCCGCGGAGATGGTCGCCGATGGCGCGGTGCCGTACGAGATGATCGTTCAACTCCGAATGATCATGGGTGGGTACGAGTTCGCCAAGATGCCGACCGGGGAGACGGGAGTCTCCGCGACCCGGCCGTTCCTGGAGGGGCATCTGCTGCGCAGGGTGCGGCGGCTGCAGAACGTGACGGTGCTGGACCGCCACCAGGTCACCGGGGTCATGACGAGCGGTGGCCGGGTCACCGGCGCGACCGTCGCGGAGAGAGCGACCGTCGCGGAGAGAGCGGCGGACGCGGGCGGCAGCGGGGATGTGGGGGAGGACGAGGCCACCGACCCCGGACCGGCCGGGGATGACAGGAACACCGGGACCGCGGGGACCGTCGAGACCGCCGGGGACGGCGGGGAGCGTGAACTGCACGGCGACCTCGTCGTCGACGCGATGGGCCGGGGCGGACGGACGCTCGCCTGGCTGGAGGCGATGGGCTTCGACCCGCCGGAAGAGGAGAGCATCAAAGTCGAGGTGGCCTACTCGACCTGGTACCTCCGCCTGCCCGAGAAGGCCCTGGGCGAGGACCGCATGATCCTCGTGGGCACCTATCCGGGGCAGCCGAAGGGGGCGGCGCTCTGCGCGGTGGAGGGCGACCGCTGGCTGGTGACGCTGGGCGGCAACGCCGGGCTCCGGCCACCGACCGACCCGGAGGGCTTCTACGAGTGGCTCGACGCCGCCGCCCCCGCCGACGTGGCAGCGGCCGTGCGCGCAGCCGAGCCGCTCGGCGGGATCGGTACGGCCAGGATCCCGAAGAGCGTGCGCCGCAGGTACGAGCGGCTGAGCCGTTTCCCCGAAGGGCTGCTCGTCACCGGTGACGCGATCTGCAACTTCAACCCCGTCTACGGCCAGGGCATGGCGGTGGGTGCCCTGGAGGCCCTCGCGATGCGCGAAAGCCTCCGCGGCGGCACCGCAGGTCTGGCCCGCCGCTACTTCGCCGCCGTAGCGGGGGCCCTCGACCCGGCCTGGCAGTTGTCCACCGGCGCTGACCTGGCCCTGCGGAACGCCCCGGAGTCCCGGGCGCTGCGGGTCCGCGTGCTCAACGCCTACATCCGGCGGCTGCAGCGGGTCGCCGCCCGCGACCCGCACGTGGCGGTCGCCTTCAGCCGGGTCAGCGGCCTCCTCGACCCGCCCTCGGCCCTGATGCGGCCTCATGTGGTGTGGCGGGCCTTACGGGGCTGA
- a CDS encoding ABC transporter ATP-binding protein, whose amino-acid sequence MTAVVRTEGLTKFYGERRGLEDLDLEIRPGEVFGYLGPNGAGKTTTIRLLLDVIRPTHGRLTVLGGDPRDAALRGRIGYLPGELVLEGHERARDYLGFVAAVRGGVPGGRIEALAERLDVDLSARMGRLSKGNKQKIGLIQAFMHEPEFLILDEPTSGLDPLVQQEFLAMVREVRASGRTVLMSSHVLAEAEDVSDRVGIVRGGRLVAVEDVSALREKAVRRVEFHFDAPVPHEAFEDLPGVRDLRVEGAAVRCVIDGRPDALIKAAARFTVVHMVSAEPDLEEIFLTYYSEEEEEEARDARAGVEEPA is encoded by the coding sequence ATGACAGCGGTGGTGCGTACCGAGGGTCTCACCAAGTTCTACGGTGAGCGCCGGGGCCTTGAGGATCTCGATCTGGAGATCCGCCCCGGGGAGGTGTTCGGGTACCTCGGCCCGAACGGGGCAGGAAAAACGACGACGATACGGTTACTGCTGGATGTCATCCGGCCCACCCACGGCCGGCTGACCGTCCTGGGCGGCGATCCGCGTGACGCCGCCCTGCGTGGCCGGATCGGTTACCTGCCCGGCGAACTGGTCCTGGAGGGGCACGAGCGGGCCCGCGACTACCTCGGCTTCGTCGCCGCCGTACGGGGCGGTGTGCCCGGGGGGCGGATCGAGGCGCTGGCCGAGCGGCTGGACGTCGACCTGTCGGCGCGGATGGGCAGGCTCTCCAAGGGCAACAAACAGAAGATCGGGCTCATCCAGGCGTTCATGCACGAACCGGAGTTCCTGATCCTCGACGAGCCGACCAGCGGACTGGACCCGCTGGTGCAGCAGGAGTTCCTGGCGATGGTCCGGGAGGTCCGGGCCTCCGGCCGGACCGTGCTGATGTCCTCGCACGTGCTGGCCGAGGCCGAGGATGTCTCCGACCGGGTCGGCATCGTCCGGGGCGGCAGGCTGGTCGCGGTGGAGGACGTCTCCGCGCTGCGGGAGAAGGCGGTGCGGCGGGTGGAGTTCCACTTCGACGCGCCCGTGCCCCACGAGGCGTTCGAGGACCTGCCCGGGGTCCGGGACCTGCGGGTGGAGGGGGCCGCCGTGCGCTGCGTCATCGACGGCCGCCCGGACGCGCTGATCAAGGCGGCGGCGAGGTTCACGGTCGTCCACATGGTCAGCGCGGAACCCGACCTGGAAGAGATCTTCCTGACCTACTACAGCGAAGAAGAGGAAGAGGAGGCGCGTGATGCCCGCGCTGGTGTCGAAGAGCCTGCGTGA
- a CDS encoding ABC transporter permease subunit yields MPALVSKSLRDYRRALIGWTVGIGAFFGLYLAFYPNVASNPGLYDEVALAKFPGAMRELMGGFEGGFTSGAGYLQTLVYQLFGPLLFITCAAVLGNRAIARPEESGTLELIVTLPIDRGRLVLERFAALALGLLAVAAVSFALVLVMVAAVGMDVPADRILAGHTGVFLLALLFGALTLTVGAATGRRGIAMAVAGAVAVAGYVIETMGESMDAVSWLRWISPFHYYLDGRPLYEGFPVPQYLVLAGATVALLLIAVPAFNRRDVGV; encoded by the coding sequence ATGCCCGCGCTGGTGTCGAAGAGCCTGCGTGACTACCGCCGGGCGCTGATCGGCTGGACCGTCGGCATCGGCGCGTTCTTCGGGCTCTACCTGGCGTTCTATCCCAACGTCGCAAGCAACCCCGGCCTCTACGATGAGGTGGCGCTGGCCAAGTTCCCCGGCGCGATGCGGGAGCTGATGGGCGGGTTCGAGGGGGGCTTCACCAGCGGGGCCGGATACCTGCAGACGCTGGTCTACCAGCTGTTCGGGCCGCTGTTGTTCATCACGTGCGCCGCGGTGCTCGGCAACCGGGCGATCGCCCGGCCGGAGGAGTCAGGCACGCTGGAGTTGATCGTCACCCTGCCGATCGACCGCGGGCGGCTGGTCCTGGAGCGCTTCGCCGCCCTCGCCCTCGGCCTGCTCGCCGTGGCCGCCGTCAGCTTCGCGCTCGTGCTGGTCATGGTCGCCGCCGTCGGCATGGACGTGCCCGCCGACCGCATCCTGGCCGGCCACACCGGTGTGTTCCTGCTCGCGCTCCTGTTCGGCGCGCTCACCCTCACGGTCGGCGCGGCCACCGGCCGCCGGGGGATCGCCATGGCGGTGGCCGGGGCGGTCGCGGTGGCGGGCTACGTCATCGAGACCATGGGCGAGAGCATGGACGCGGTGTCATGGCTGCGCTGGATCTCGCCGTTCCACTACTACCTCGACGGGCGGCCGCTCTACGAGGGCTTCCCGGTGCCGCAGTACCTCGTGCTGGCCGGGGCGACCGTCGCGCTGCTGCTGATCGCGGTGCCGGCCTTCAACCGGCGTGACGTGGGCGTTTGA
- a CDS encoding PucR family transcriptional regulator, translating into MDDLLGGRLRALREAAATGRPPGREELEECRAAGARAAERGIPVRVLVDAALAGAESAGPVPLAALRRTVSALMEGYENAQRSALRREAAARREFVDDLLQGRADRIAERAEQFGLRLAETYVVAVARPAAVTPPATPATPATTTRPATTTRPATTTRSLTSAHPATPATATRPAGGFGASGPEAVARRVEEALVGRFGSHNVLVAVRDGMLVCVVPGSLAVAVGEFTHHVRQAFAPGWRVGVGRAHRGPGGVVTSYREAADAIGFGDRLDLRAPVLKAADLLVFPVLLRDRAAIEDLVTTVLSPLLDARGGPENLLATLEAVFASQGNQTAAARRLGVSTRAVTYRLERIRRLTGFSPDDPTQRFTLETAVLGARLLDWPANPLV; encoded by the coding sequence ATGGACGACCTGCTCGGCGGCCGTCTCCGGGCGTTGCGGGAGGCGGCGGCCACCGGCAGGCCGCCCGGCCGGGAGGAGCTCGAGGAGTGCCGCGCGGCCGGCGCGCGGGCGGCGGAACGGGGGATTCCCGTCCGGGTCCTGGTCGACGCGGCGCTGGCCGGGGCCGAGTCCGCGGGCCCGGTCCCCCTGGCGGCCCTGCGCCGGACGGTCTCGGCGCTGATGGAGGGGTACGAGAACGCCCAGCGGTCGGCCCTGCGCCGGGAGGCGGCCGCCCGCAGGGAGTTCGTCGACGACCTGCTCCAGGGACGCGCCGACAGGATCGCCGAGCGGGCCGAGCAGTTCGGTCTCCGCCTCGCGGAGACCTACGTGGTCGCCGTGGCACGCCCGGCCGCTGTGACCCCTCCGGCCACCCCGGCCACCCCGGCCACCACGACCCGCCCGGCCACCACGACCCGCCCGGCCACCACGACCCGCTCGCTTACCTCTGCCCATCCCGCCACCCCGGCCACCGCGACCCGCCCGGCCGGCGGATTCGGCGCCTCCGGACCCGAGGCGGTCGCCAGGCGGGTCGAGGAGGCGCTGGTCGGCCGGTTCGGCTCGCACAACGTGCTGGTCGCGGTGCGCGACGGGATGCTGGTGTGCGTCGTACCGGGCAGCCTCGCCGTCGCCGTCGGCGAGTTCACCCACCACGTGCGGCAGGCGTTCGCCCCCGGCTGGCGGGTCGGCGTCGGACGGGCGCACCGCGGCCCCGGCGGGGTGGTCACCTCCTACCGCGAGGCCGCCGACGCCATCGGGTTCGGCGACCGGCTGGACCTGCGTGCCCCCGTGCTCAAGGCCGCCGACCTGCTGGTCTTCCCCGTGCTCCTGCGGGACCGGGCGGCCATCGAGGATCTGGTGACGACCGTGCTCAGCCCGCTGCTCGACGCGCGGGGCGGCCCGGAGAACCTGCTCGCCACCCTGGAGGCCGTCTTCGCCTCCCAGGGTAACCAGACCGCCGCCGCGCGCAGGCTGGGCGTCAGCACCCGGGCGGTGACCTACCGCCTGGAGCGCATCCGCCGCCTCACCGGGTTCTCCCCGGACGACCCCACCCAGCGTTTCACCCTGGAGACCGCGGTGCTCGGCGCGCGCCTGCTGGACTGGCCGGCCAACCCACTGGTCTGA
- a CDS encoding quinone oxidoreductase family protein yields the protein MRAIVVSATGGPEVLAYTDHPDPEMNPGEVLVDVAASGVNFIDVYHRIGRYPLSLPFVPGEEGAGVVAAVGEDVEGFAVGDTVAWAQVPGGYATRAVVPASRLLRVPEGVTPEVAAAVTLQGLTAHYLTHSTYDIKPGDEVLVHAAAGGMGLLLTQIAKLRGARVIGTVSTDEKEVLARQAGADEVLRYRGFADAVRDLTGSGVHVVYDGVGAATFDESLAALRPRGMMALYGQASGPVPPVDPQVLAKHGSLFLTRPSLGAYIATRDELVWRASDIFGWVASGRLRVHISHRYPLAEAARAHEDLEARRTTGKVLLIP from the coding sequence ATGCGCGCCATAGTCGTCTCCGCCACCGGCGGGCCGGAGGTCCTCGCCTACACCGACCACCCGGACCCCGAGATGAACCCGGGTGAGGTCCTCGTCGACGTCGCCGCCTCCGGCGTGAACTTCATCGACGTCTACCACCGGATCGGCCGTTACCCGCTCTCGCTGCCCTTCGTCCCCGGTGAGGAGGGGGCCGGCGTCGTCGCGGCGGTCGGCGAGGACGTCGAGGGGTTCGCCGTCGGCGACACGGTGGCCTGGGCTCAGGTGCCGGGCGGCTACGCCACCCGGGCGGTCGTACCGGCGTCCCGGCTGCTGCGGGTACCCGAGGGGGTCACCCCCGAGGTCGCGGCGGCCGTCACGCTGCAGGGCCTGACCGCCCACTACCTGACCCACTCGACGTACGACATCAAACCGGGCGACGAGGTGCTGGTCCACGCCGCCGCCGGGGGCATGGGGCTGCTGCTCACCCAGATCGCGAAGCTTCGCGGCGCCCGGGTGATCGGCACGGTCTCCACCGACGAGAAGGAGGTCCTGGCCCGCCAGGCCGGCGCCGACGAGGTGCTCCGCTACCGGGGCTTCGCCGACGCGGTCCGCGACCTGACCGGCTCCGGCGTGCACGTCGTCTACGACGGTGTGGGGGCGGCCACCTTCGACGAGAGCCTGGCGGCGCTGCGTCCGCGCGGCATGATGGCCCTCTACGGGCAGGCCAGCGGCCCGGTCCCGCCCGTCGACCCGCAGGTCCTCGCCAAGCACGGCTCCCTCTTTTTGACCCGGCCCTCCCTCGGCGCCTACATCGCCACCCGCGACGAGCTCGTCTGGCGTGCCTCCGACATCTTCGGCTGGGTCGCCTCCGGCCGCCTCAGGGTGCACATCTCCCACCGCTACCCGCTGGCCGAGGCGGCCCGTGCCCACGAGGACCTGGAGGCCCGCCGTACGACCGGCAAGGTGCTGCTGATCCCCTGA
- a CDS encoding serine/threonine-protein kinase, with protein sequence MNNLTPGDPLQIGRYRVLSQLGRGGMGTVYLGESDGGQQVAIKVINPEYSRHEQFRMRFRREADAAQRVRRFCTAAVLDAALDGDQLYVVTEYVPGPSLEEAVRTGGPLRGSSLDALAVGVATALAAIHGAGVVHRDLKPSNVLLSPVGPRVIDFGIARALDSLSGITGTGEIIGTPRYMAPEVLRGEPVSPSCDVFSWGCLVAFAASGQPPFNGEALHAVVYQVLNTEPSLEGMEPALRELVTYALVKDPRYRPTSQQLLDHLVGRSAAPEQAVHSVQTAWQQTSHQPAGHQPPGGPTPGTPMAPGSGTSSQPAAWQHTGQPATQQTGWQHTGSPHTGAPHTVVASPNTVADRTTASPHRMDTDPTTASPHRMDTDPTTASSHRMDADRPGTPRAGADHTVPGGALGRARWMGVARRNPLLAVAAAALIVVGGGFGAHLLLSPGGPPESLPLIYQDDFTQSGTGWAGSTYDPAGTGNKYGYASGGYYAIDVDGDTPVRQEDAPIPFVPAAPPTPTPGATPTPITPARLLVGADLTVHRGSTGQGEYGLFCRGDDDTKATRYEFLIDTDGNARIRKSVKSAGGELAKPVPVELGDGPNSIQAECTPADDGLRLTMWVNGEQAQSILDANPLPNGQVGVIARVGENSKSVLKVGFDNFTLHGQPSPNPS encoded by the coding sequence GTGAACAACCTCACTCCTGGTGACCCCCTGCAGATCGGGCGATACCGCGTGCTCAGTCAGCTGGGCCGCGGGGGGATGGGCACCGTCTACCTCGGTGAGTCCGACGGCGGGCAACAGGTCGCCATCAAGGTGATCAACCCGGAGTACAGCCGGCACGAGCAGTTCCGGATGCGTTTCCGCCGGGAGGCCGACGCCGCACAGCGGGTCCGCAGGTTCTGCACGGCCGCGGTCCTCGACGCGGCGCTCGACGGGGACCAGCTCTACGTCGTCACCGAGTACGTGCCCGGCCCGAGCCTGGAGGAGGCCGTGCGGACGGGTGGGCCGCTGCGCGGTTCCAGCCTCGACGCGCTGGCCGTGGGAGTGGCGACCGCGCTGGCCGCGATCCACGGCGCCGGGGTCGTGCACCGCGACCTCAAACCGTCGAACGTACTGCTCTCCCCCGTGGGTCCCCGGGTGATCGACTTCGGTATCGCCCGCGCGCTGGACTCCCTCAGCGGGATCACCGGGACCGGTGAGATCATCGGCACGCCTCGTTACATGGCGCCCGAGGTGCTGCGCGGCGAGCCGGTCTCGCCCTCCTGCGACGTGTTCTCCTGGGGCTGCCTGGTCGCCTTCGCCGCCAGCGGGCAGCCGCCGTTCAACGGGGAGGCGCTGCACGCGGTGGTCTACCAGGTGCTCAACACCGAACCCTCCCTGGAGGGCATGGAACCCGCGCTGCGCGAGCTCGTCACCTACGCCCTCGTCAAGGACCCCCGCTACCGGCCCACCTCCCAGCAGCTCCTGGACCACCTGGTGGGCCGCTCCGCCGCTCCCGAGCAGGCCGTGCACTCCGTGCAGACGGCATGGCAGCAGACCTCGCACCAGCCCGCCGGTCACCAGCCGCCGGGGGGCCCGACCCCGGGGACCCCGATGGCCCCGGGATCGGGAACCTCGTCCCAACCGGCGGCGTGGCAGCACACCGGGCAACCGGCGACACAGCAGACGGGCTGGCAGCACACCGGATCACCGCACACCGGGGCACCTCATACTGTCGTGGCCTCCCCCAACACGGTCGCCGACCGTACCACCGCGAGCCCGCACCGCATGGACACCGACCCCACCACCGCGAGCCCGCACCGCATGGACACCGACCCCACCACCGCGAGCTCGCACCGCATGGACGCCGACCGGCCGGGCACGCCGCGGGCCGGTGCCGACCACACGGTTCCCGGCGGAGCGCTCGGCAGGGCGAGATGGATGGGAGTCGCGCGGCGCAACCCGCTGCTCGCGGTGGCGGCGGCCGCCCTGATCGTGGTGGGCGGCGGGTTCGGCGCGCACCTCCTGCTCTCACCCGGTGGCCCGCCGGAGAGCCTTCCCCTGATCTATCAGGACGACTTCACCCAGAGCGGGACCGGCTGGGCCGGGAGCACCTACGATCCGGCCGGAACCGGCAACAAGTACGGCTACGCGTCCGGGGGCTACTACGCCATCGACGTCGACGGCGACACCCCCGTCCGGCAGGAGGACGCGCCGATCCCCTTCGTCCCGGCTGCCCCGCCCACGCCGACCCCGGGTGCCACCCCCACCCCGATCACCCCGGCCCGGCTCCTGGTCGGCGCCGACCTCACCGTCCACCGCGGCAGTACCGGCCAGGGCGAGTACGGCCTGTTCTGCCGCGGCGACGACGACACCAAGGCGACCCGGTACGAGTTCCTCATCGACACCGACGGCAACGCCCGCATCCGCAAGTCCGTCAAGAGCGCCGGCGGCGAACTCGCCAAGCCCGTCCCGGTCGAGCTGGGGGACGGACCGAACAGCATCCAGGCGGAGTGCACCCCGGCCGACGACGGCCTGCGGCTCACCATGTGGGTCAACGGCGAGCAGGCCCAGTCGATCCTCGACGCCAACCCGCTCCCGAACGGCCAGGTCGGTGTGATCGCCCGGGTCGGCGAGAACAGCAAGTCCGTCCTCAAGGTCGGATTCGACAACTTCACCCTGCACGGTCAGCCCTCCCCGAACCCGTCCTGA
- a CDS encoding HAD family hydrolase translates to MSAELRAVLFDMDGTLVDTEGMWWEACLAVAAELGVKLTPADADEVFGRPVGHVAAHLTHLAHLARLARLSGAAPAAVPAPARVRVPAATPASVRAPEGSEGEAGIGARLTEAFAERIAGGVTPLPGAIRLLDELGAHGVPVALVTASPRRIVDAVLRTVGAERFALVVAAEDTARGKPLPDPYLKAARDLGVDPAGCVAVEDSPTGLAAAHAAGCRVISVAGHAPPGGALSVDGLETVNLPLLRLLARGGISIG, encoded by the coding sequence GTGTCGGCTGAGCTGCGCGCCGTCCTGTTCGACATGGACGGCACGCTCGTCGACACCGAGGGGATGTGGTGGGAGGCGTGCCTGGCGGTCGCCGCCGAGCTGGGCGTGAAGCTCACACCGGCCGACGCCGATGAGGTGTTCGGCCGGCCGGTCGGCCACGTGGCCGCGCACCTCACCCACCTGGCCCACCTGGCCCGCCTGGCCCGCCTCAGCGGCGCCGCCCCCGCTGCCGTCCCTGCCCCCGCCCGTGTCCGCGTCCCCGCTGCCACCCCCGCCTCCGTCCGCGCTCCGGAGGGTTCCGAAGGGGAGGCGGGGATCGGGGCACGGCTGACGGAGGCGTTCGCCGAACGGATCGCGGGCGGGGTGACGCCGCTGCCCGGCGCGATCCGGCTCCTGGACGAACTGGGAGCGCACGGTGTGCCCGTCGCACTGGTCACCGCGTCCCCCCGGCGGATCGTGGACGCGGTGCTGCGCACCGTCGGGGCGGAGCGGTTCGCCCTGGTCGTCGCCGCCGAGGACACCGCACGCGGCAAGCCGCTGCCGGACCCGTACCTCAAAGCGGCCCGTGACCTGGGCGTGGACCCCGCGGGTTGCGTGGCCGTCGAGGACAGCCCGACCGGGCTCGCGGCGGCCCACGCCGCCGGATGCCGGGTGATCTCCGTCGCGGGCCACGCCCCGCCCGGCGGAGCGCTGTCCGTGGACGGGCTGGAGACGGTGAACCTGCCGCTGCTACGCCTCCTCGCCCGGGGCGGGATCTCGATAGGCTGA
- a CDS encoding ABC transporter ATP-binding protein — MTVEFRGLRRVFGRTVALDGLDLTVGQGELMALLGPSGCGKTTALRCVAGFERPDAGAVFVDGKDVTRVPANRRDTGMVFQSYSLFPNLNARDNVAFGLRVRKVPAARRHARAAELLELVGLPDHGDRYPHELSGGQQQRVALARALAPEPRVLLLDEPLSALDAKVRLTLREEIRRLQLDLGITTVFVTHDQEEALSVADRVAVLRGGRLEQCGPPAEIYDRPATPFVAEFVGTMNHLPGRVTGDRVTVLGRSLPVDGPLPGSPDVDVLIRPEAVLLTPDPGGEATVVTSSFRGASARLRIRLGDLEVLGDVPGHDAVRLTPGTRVAVDLVRRPVLVAARTVPAGAAGSFGSVELGESGEPPVPREHGERGERAVPREHGEPIAATAPAASGAASGAAPARPESEDPAGVG; from the coding sequence GTGACCGTCGAGTTCCGGGGGCTGCGCCGCGTGTTCGGCCGCACGGTCGCCCTGGACGGCCTGGACCTCACCGTCGGGCAGGGCGAGCTGATGGCCCTGCTCGGACCGTCCGGGTGCGGGAAGACCACGGCGCTGCGCTGCGTGGCCGGGTTCGAGCGGCCCGACGCCGGGGCGGTGTTCGTCGACGGGAAGGACGTCACCCGGGTGCCCGCCAACCGGCGGGACACGGGCATGGTCTTCCAGTCGTACAGCCTGTTCCCCAACCTCAACGCCCGGGACAACGTGGCGTTCGGGCTCCGGGTCCGCAAGGTGCCCGCCGCCAGGCGGCACGCGCGGGCGGCCGAGCTGCTGGAGCTCGTCGGCCTCCCCGACCACGGTGACCGCTACCCGCACGAGCTCTCCGGCGGCCAGCAGCAGCGTGTCGCCCTGGCCAGGGCACTGGCACCGGAACCGCGTGTGCTGCTGCTGGACGAGCCGCTGTCGGCGCTGGACGCCAAGGTGCGCCTCACGCTCCGCGAGGAGATCCGGCGGCTCCAGCTCGACCTGGGCATCACCACCGTCTTCGTCACCCACGACCAGGAGGAGGCCCTGTCGGTCGCCGACCGGGTCGCGGTGCTGCGCGGCGGCCGGCTGGAGCAGTGCGGGCCGCCGGCTGAGATCTACGACCGGCCCGCCACACCGTTCGTGGCCGAGTTCGTCGGCACGATGAACCACCTCCCGGGCCGCGTCACGGGTGACCGGGTCACCGTCCTCGGCCGGTCCCTGCCGGTGGACGGGCCGCTGCCCGGCTCCCCCGACGTGGACGTGCTCATCCGGCCGGAGGCGGTGCTCCTCACCCCCGACCCCGGGGGTGAGGCGACGGTCGTGACGTCGTCGTTCCGCGGCGCCTCCGCGCGACTGCGGATCCGGCTGGGCGATCTGGAGGTCCTCGGCGACGTGCCGGGCCACGACGCGGTACGGCTCACACCCGGCACCCGGGTGGCCGTGGACCTGGTGCGACGGCCCGTTCTCGTCGCGGCGCGCACCGTGCCCGCCGGGGCCGCCGGCTCCTTCGGGTCCGTTGAGCTCGGTGAGTCCGGTGAGCCCCCTGTGCCCCGTGAGCACGGTGAGCGCGGTGAGCGCGCTGTGCCCCGTGAGCACGGTGAGCCAATCGCTGCCACCGCACCTGCCGCTTCCGGGGCCGCGTCCGGTGCGGCGCCCGCGCGACCGGAGTCGGAGGACCCCGCGGGTGTCGGCTGA